The nucleotide window CCAATACCAAGCGGCAAACAAGGCGGCAATAACAATAATCAGGCGGTGCATTAGGCGGGCTTCAGTCAGTGTAAACAGGCCCTAGTGTATCGATGCATGAACAAAGAGGCCATACGCTCACCATTAAAACCTTAGCTTCAAAGGCAGACGCGATTACGCCCCTGCTGTTTGGCCCTGTACAAGGCTTCGTCAGCTTGTTTGATGAGTCTTGCGGCATCATCAAATTCATCGGCAGAAGCCGCGCCAATACTTACCGTCAGCTTTTGTGGGCAACAGTGGTTGTTGGCAATGGCGCGACGAATTCGCTCTGCTGCTTTTTGGGCATCGGCAAGATTGGTGTTAGGTAACAGCACAGCAAATTCTTCGCCGCCATAGCGGGCCAACAAGTCGCTGTCGCGAAAAACGGGCAGCATCAGGTTGGCCACGATTTCCAGAGCTTTATCACCTGCTTGGTGGCCGTAGTTATCATTGACCTGCTTAAAATTATCCAGATCAAGCAGCAACAGTGACAAAGGGGTTGAGTAACGCTTGTGGCTGGCAAATTCCCGTTTTAACTCCTGATTGAATGCGCGCCTGTTGCGCAAGCCAGTCAGCTCGTCGCTTAAGCTCAACGCTTTTAACTCATTGTTAACTTGGGTGATGTCGCTGTGGTACTTCTGTAAAAGCTTGTTTTCGAACTCTTGCTTAACCAGAGAGCGGCGCATATCAAACAGGGAACCGACAAAGCGCGATAGAGCTTTAAGGCTGTCCTGTTGGGCTTGTGTCAGGGCTTTGGGTTGGTGGTCGAGCACGCACAAGGTGCCCAAAGCGTGTTGCTGTGGATTGAAAATAGGGACGCCAGCGTAAAAACGAATGTGCGGGGCTTTGGTAACTACTTCCAAATCTTTAAAAACCGGGTGTTTGTGAGTGTCATTCACCACCATCATGTCGCGCTGTAAAATCACATGGGTGCAGATTCCCATTTCACGGGGGACAGAATCCTGGTCGGTGCCGTACTTTGCTTTTAACCAGTTACGTTTCTTGTCGACCAGCACAACAGTGGACATCGAGGTTTTACAGACTTGTGCGGCCACCTGCACAATATCGTCGTACTCCTGCTCGGGAAGTGTATCTAGCAGCTGATACTCTGCCAGCGCTTTGATACGTGCTTCTTCGTTTTCGGGAATAGGGTAGTTCATTGAAAAATCGATACAGGTAGCTTGGCTCCCACTATAGTCAATTTTTTGACGAAATAATTCCCAGAGTCTTTATATTTGTTCTAAATGTCATTCAAAAGTATTAGTTTTAGGCGGCTTAATCCTTTTAAATCGATACAAACTCCAGATTCGTAGGTATTTATGTCTAGTGTGAACGGGCCTTAATAAGCCTTATTATCTGTTTTTGTGTTTTGCCCGTGGGCTGTGACTGGATGGAGCGAGTAAGTGAATACCAATAATAATGTTGAATACGACGAGGGGACTCCAAAGGGTGGCTGGTTTGCCCGTTTCTTAGGTGTGGTGGAATGGCTGGGCAACTTATTGCCTCACCCGGTCAGCCTGTTTGCTTTGTTTACCCTGTTTATCTACCTGCTTAGCGGTTTGCTGGGGTATCTGGAGGTGTCGGTGGCTGACCCACGCCCGGTGGGAGCAGCAGGGCGTGAAGCGGATGGTGTGATTGAGGTGATCTCCCTGGTTAACGCCGAGGGCTTGCAACGCATCATGGCCGGGCTGGTCACTAACTTCACCGGGTTTGCGCCACTGGGTACGGTACTGGTGGCATTGTTGGGGGTTTCTGTGGCCGAGCACTCTGGGCTGTTGTCCGCCTTAATGCGGGGCATGGTGGTCAATGCCTCACGCCGCACGGTAACGGTGTTAGTGGTGTTCGCGGGTATTATCTCCAATACCGCCTCTGAATTGGGCTATGTAGTGCTGATCCCGCTGGCGGCAATGATCTTCCACTCCTTGGGCCGTCATCCATTGGCGGGTTTGGCTGCCGCCTTTGCCGGGGTATCCGGTGGCTACAGCGCTAATCTGTTGCTGGGCACCATCGACCCACTGCTGTCGGGCATTACCGAAGCCGCCGCCCATATGATCGACCCCAACTATGTAGTTGGCCCGGAAATGAACTGGTTCTTTATGATTATCAGTACCTTTCTGATTACCGGCCTGGGTGCGTTTGTGACGGAGAAAATTGTCGAGCCGCGGCTGGGTACCTATAACGCCAGTGAAGCGTCGATCAATCTGGGTGAACAGAAGGTTGAATCCCTGACTGTTCAAGAGAAGAGGGGCCTGAAGGCGGCAGGTGTCACCTTCTTGGTTATATGCGCTTTGTTGGCACTATCCATCGTGCCGGAGAACGGAATTTTGCGTCACCCGGAAACTGGCGCAGTGGCTGGGTCGCCTTTCCTCAAGGGCATTGTGGTGATGATTTTTGTGGTATTCGCGCTGCCAGGTTTTGCCTACGGTAAGGTTGCAGGCACCATGAAAAACGACCGCGATGTCATCGACGCCATGGCGAAAAGCATGGGCAGCCTCAAGCTCTATATCGTGCTGGTATTTTTCGCCGCTCAGTTTGTAGCCTTCTTCAAATGGACTAATCTCGGCACCGTATTGGCAGTAAAAGGCGCCGCAGCTTTACAGGCCATGGGCCTGGACGGCCCGGAAGTGTTTATCTTTTTTATTCTGATGTGCGCCATGGTCAACCTGTCCCTGGGCAGCGCCTCAGCGCAATGGGCGGTTACCGCACCGATCTTTGTGCCCATGCTAATGCTGGTAGGCTTTGCCCCGGAAACCATTCAGGCGGCGTACCGGATTGGTGACTCGGTGACCAATATCATCACCCCCATGATGAGCTACTTTGGCCTGATCCTGGCCATTGCTACTCAATACAAAAAGAATCTGGGTATGGGTACCTTGATTGCTACTATGCTGCCGTACTCCATGGTGTTCTTTGTGGGCTGGACGATTTTGTTTTACCTGTGGGTCTTTGTGCTGGGAATGCCGGTAGGGCCGGGGGCGGAGACTTATTATCAGCCTTGAGGAACCTTCCCATTATTAATGGCTGTCTAAATATCAAGGAGTGAGAAGTGCACTTTGCATGTGGTTTTGAAACGTCAAAGTTTGATGTTACTAAAGAGCAAAAAAATCCGATAAATCCAATTTATGGGGAGTCGTTGCTCCTTTGGTTAAAAGATCGGTTATTGAGTCAATTAGAAATAACGGTGCCTGAAGCAGAGGATTGGGGTTGGTACAGCTATGTAAACTGGAAAGGTCGTCAATACATGCTTGGTGCATCAGCATATTTTGATGAAGGAGATGATCCAAACGAAGAAGTTAGTTGGATCTTTCAATTAACTAAGGAGCGCTCACTGAAAGAAGTGCTTTTATTTCAAGAAAAGATGAAAGCAGATGATGAGTGTTTAATATTTTTTACATCTATCTTCAATGAAGATTCTGATTTTCACAATATAGTCCGTGTGTAAAGAAACTCAATAGAGTTCAAGAAATTTATCATTACATCAGAATGACAAAGTAAAAAGCCCCGACAGTAACCTGCCGGGGCTTTCGTCTTTTAACGTCTCACGTTTTACATCTCTCGTCTCACGTATTACGCCACTTCCACAATCTGCTCCGCAGCAATCAACTTACCTTCTTCAGCGCCTTTCTGGAACGACTCAATCTGGTCGAAGTTCATATAGCGGTAAATGTCGTCCGCCATGGAGTCGATATCACCGGCGTATTGCAGGTATTCCTCCGGGGTGGGCAGTTTGCCCAGTACCGCACCGATGGCCGCCAGTTCCGCTGAGGTCAGGTACACGTTGGCACCGTCGCCCAAACGGTTCGGGAAGTTGCGGGTGGAGGTGGACAGTACCGTGCTGTTGGGGGCTACTCGGGCTTGGTTGCCCATACACAGGGAGCAGCCGGGCATTTCCATACGGGCGCCGGAGCGGCCGAAGATGTTGTAGTAGCCTTCTTCCATCAGGGTGTGCTCATCCATCTTGGTAGGGGGCGACAGCCACAGGCGGGTGGAAATACCGCCACCGGCATGTTGTTCCAGCAGTTTGCCGGCAGCGCGGAAGTGACCGATATTGGTCATGCAGGAGCCGATAAACACTTCGTCCACTTTGTCGCCAGCAACTTCGCTGAGCAGGCGGGCGTCGTCTGGATCGTTGGGGGCGCAGACGATGGGTTCTTTAACTTCGTTGAGGTCAATTTCGATCACCGCCGCGTATTCCGCGTCGGCGTCTGCTTCCATCAGGCTGGGGTTGGCCAGCCAGTCTTCCATTTTGCGAACCCGGCGTTCCAGGGTGCGCACATCGCCGTAGCCTTCGGCAATCATCCAGCGCATCAGGGTGACGTTGGAACGCAGGTATTCGGCCACTTCTTCCACGTTCTGCTTAATGGTACAGCCGGCGGCAGAGCGTTCTGCAGAGGCGTCAGACAGTTCAAATGCCTGCTCCACAGTAAGACCATTCAGGCCTTCAATTTCCAGAATGCGGCCGGAGAAGAAGTTCTTTTTGCCTTTCTTCTCCACCGTCAGCAGGCCCTGCTGAATGGCGTAATAGGGGATGGCGTGCACCAGATCGCGCAGGGTAATGCCCGGTTGCATTTCGCCTTTAAAGCGCACCAGTACCGATTCCGGCATATCCAGTGGCATTACGCCTGTGGCGGCGGCAAAGGCCACCAGACCAGAACCAGCAGGGAAGGAAATGCCCATGGGGAAGCGGGTGTGGGAGTCACCGCCAGTTCCTACGGTGTCCGGCAGCAACATGCGGTTTAGCCAGCTGTGGATAATGCCGTCGCCGGGGCGCAGGGACACACCGCCGCGGTTCATAATAAAGTCTGGCAGGCTGTGTTGGGTGTCGAT belongs to bacterium SCSIO 12696 and includes:
- a CDS encoding sensor domain-containing diguanylate cyclase; protein product: MNYPIPENEEARIKALAEYQLLDTLPEQEYDDIVQVAAQVCKTSMSTVVLVDKKRNWLKAKYGTDQDSVPREMGICTHVILQRDMMVVNDTHKHPVFKDLEVVTKAPHIRFYAGVPIFNPQQHALGTLCVLDHQPKALTQAQQDSLKALSRFVGSLFDMRRSLVKQEFENKLLQKYHSDITQVNNELKALSLSDELTGLRNRRAFNQELKREFASHKRYSTPLSLLLLDLDNFKQVNDNYGHQAGDKALEIVANLMLPVFRDSDLLARYGGEEFAVLLPNTNLADAQKAAERIRRAIANNHCCPQKLTVSIGAASADEFDDAARLIKQADEALYRAKQQGRNRVCL
- a CDS encoding AbgT family transporter is translated as MNTNNNVEYDEGTPKGGWFARFLGVVEWLGNLLPHPVSLFALFTLFIYLLSGLLGYLEVSVADPRPVGAAGREADGVIEVISLVNAEGLQRIMAGLVTNFTGFAPLGTVLVALLGVSVAEHSGLLSALMRGMVVNASRRTVTVLVVFAGIISNTASELGYVVLIPLAAMIFHSLGRHPLAGLAAAFAGVSGGYSANLLLGTIDPLLSGITEAAAHMIDPNYVVGPEMNWFFMIISTFLITGLGAFVTEKIVEPRLGTYNASEASINLGEQKVESLTVQEKRGLKAAGVTFLVICALLALSIVPENGILRHPETGAVAGSPFLKGIVVMIFVVFALPGFAYGKVAGTMKNDRDVIDAMAKSMGSLKLYIVLVFFAAQFVAFFKWTNLGTVLAVKGAAALQAMGLDGPEVFIFFILMCAMVNLSLGSASAQWAVTAPIFVPMLMLVGFAPETIQAAYRIGDSVTNIITPMMSYFGLILAIATQYKKNLGMGTLIATMLPYSMVFFVGWTILFYLWVFVLGMPVGPGAETYYQP